The following are encoded together in the Pectinophora gossypiella chromosome 14, ilPecGoss1.1, whole genome shotgun sequence genome:
- the LOC126372551 gene encoding NADH dehydrogenase [ubiquinone] flavoprotein 2, mitochondrial, which yields MLSSLRTGVQGLWRVSSRALQTSSRLQSDALFVHRDTPEDNSSIPFEFTPENKKRVDALLELYPEGHKRSAMIPLLDLAQRQNGGWLPISAMHKVAEIINVPRMRVYEVATFYTMFIRKPVGKHHIMVCTTTPCWLRNSDAVLNTIKKETNCEVGGTSPCGKFSISEVECLGACVNAPMIQVNDDYYEDLTVEDTKEIIDKLKRDEKPKPGPRNGRFAAEPLGGLTSLTEEPTGPGFGLQDTFK from the exons ATGTTATCCAGCCTGAGGACTGGAGTTCAGGGTCTG tGGCGTGTGTCGTCGAGGGCTCTGCAGACCAGCTCAAGGTTGCAGTCTGATGCCCTCTTCGTTCACAGAGACACCCCTGAGGACAATTCTAGCATTCCTTTTGAATTTACGCCGGAGAATAAAAAG CGAGTTGATGCTCTGCTAGAGTTATATCCAGAAGGCCACAAGCGCTCGGCTATGATCCCGCTGTTGGATCTAGCTCAGCGTCAGAATGGAGGCTGGCTTCCCATCTCTGCCATGCATAAGGTGGCAGAGATCATCAATGTACCACGTATGAGAGTTTACGAAGTCGCTACATTCTACACTATGTTTATTAG GAAACCAGTAGGCAAGCACCACATAATGGTGTGCACGACCACTCCGTGCTGGCTGCGCAACTCTGATGCCGTCCTGAACACCATCAAGAAGGAAACCAACTGCGAGGTCGGGGGCACCAGCCCCTGCGGGAAATTCTCCATCTCTGAG GTGGAGTGTCTTGGAGCCTGCGTCAACGCGCCCATGATTCAAGTAAACGATGACTATTAC GAAGATCTCACAGTTGAAGACACAAAGGAGATCATTGACAAGCTAAAGAGGGACGAGAAACCCAAACCAGGACCAAG AAATGGAAGGTTCGCGGCGGAGCCCCTCGGAGGCCTAACGTCTCTCACGGAGGAACCCACCGGCCCGGGCTTCGGACTGCAAGACACCTTCAAATGA